In Bradyrhizobium guangxiense, the following are encoded in one genomic region:
- a CDS encoding zinc-binding metallopeptidase family protein, with protein sequence MKLFVCQACGNVLYFENRACERCGHRIAFLPEKETMSAIEPDAEAWRVLADKGERRMLCRNAEYDACNWLTDAGDTTGYCRACRHNGTVPNLSDPAQLAGWRELEVAKHRLFYSLIRWKLPLWPRQDDPEHGLIFNFLADDPHSGEKVLTGHDNGLITIALTEADDIERERRRLEMGEPYRTLLGHFRHEVGHYFWDVLVRAGGKLDQCRAVFGDDSADYGQALQRHYAEGPPPDWQQNYVSAYATTHPWEDFAETWAHYLHIVDTLEMAGEFGMEVRPKVDRDGELTARIRFNPYEARDVEALVTAWLPFTFAMNSVNRAMGLRDLYPFILSPAVVAKLGFIHGLVRDAAKPGKPQDAAGRP encoded by the coding sequence TTGAAGCTCTTTGTCTGCCAGGCCTGCGGCAACGTCCTCTATTTCGAGAACCGTGCCTGCGAACGCTGCGGCCATCGGATCGCCTTCCTGCCGGAGAAGGAGACGATGTCGGCGATAGAGCCCGACGCGGAGGCCTGGAGGGTCCTTGCCGACAAGGGCGAACGCCGGATGCTGTGCCGGAATGCCGAATACGATGCCTGCAACTGGCTGACCGACGCGGGCGACACCACCGGCTATTGCCGCGCCTGCCGCCACAATGGGACGGTGCCGAACCTCTCTGATCCGGCGCAGCTCGCCGGCTGGCGCGAGTTGGAGGTGGCGAAACACCGTCTGTTCTATTCCCTGATCCGCTGGAAGCTGCCGCTCTGGCCCCGCCAAGACGACCCCGAGCATGGTCTGATCTTCAATTTTCTCGCCGATGATCCGCACAGCGGCGAGAAGGTCCTGACCGGCCACGACAACGGTCTGATCACGATCGCGCTCACCGAGGCTGACGACATCGAGCGCGAGCGCCGCCGGCTGGAGATGGGCGAGCCCTATCGGACGCTGCTCGGGCATTTCCGCCACGAGGTCGGGCACTATTTCTGGGACGTGCTGGTGCGGGCCGGCGGCAAGCTCGATCAATGCCGCGCGGTATTCGGCGATGATTCCGCCGATTACGGCCAGGCCTTGCAGCGTCACTACGCCGAAGGGCCGCCGCCGGACTGGCAGCAGAATTATGTCTCCGCCTACGCCACCACGCATCCCTGGGAAGACTTCGCCGAGACCTGGGCACATTATCTCCACATCGTCGATACCCTGGAGATGGCTGGCGAGTTCGGCATGGAGGTGCGCCCCAAGGTCGACCGCGACGGGGAGTTGACGGCGCGCATTCGTTTCAACCCCTACGAGGCCAGGGACGTCGAGGCGCTGGTCACTGCATGGCTGCCCTTCACCTTCGCCATGAACAGCGTCAACCGTGCCATGGGCCTGCGTGACCTCTATCCCTTCATCCTGTCGCCGGCCGTGGTCGCCAAGCTGGGCTTCATTCACGGCCTGGTCCGGGACGCGGCCAAGCCTGGGAAGCCGCAGGACGCCGCAGGCCGTCCCTAG
- a CDS encoding PAS domain-containing hybrid sensor histidine kinase/response regulator, whose product MRSRMTTADALNDPLPETIAAERLRQHLEDVARERDNAYRALQEREAELARIQRIGKVGGVEVDFREGFKNRRSPEYLMIHGLPPEAAEESHEDWVNRIHPDDRDATVKHFFEALAGTSEDYSAEYRIIRPNDGETRWIRVVAEIERDRDGRAIRLVGAHIDITDRMLARETLRESEERFRLIADSAPVPIWVTKLDRKRSFANQAYVDFVGLPYDEAIDFDWRKVLHPDDLPHVLQQSVQGEASLKPFVLEARYKNASGEWRWLRSESQPRWDPTGKHIGFIGVAHDITVAKQAEIELRRLNETLEERIAERTAELESNEARLRAILETSNQYQGLVNLKGELLYANKTALDGIKAGSSDVIGKPLWETPWFSATEGMGALVREAFGTVLKGEAVRLEMRLRLPIGDRDFDFSMRPVLDRHGNITGAVPEAVDITERRRGEEALRQSQKMEAIGQLTGGVAHDFNNLLTIIRSATDFLRRRELPEERRRRYVDAISETVERASKLTAQLLAFARRQPLKPQIFNVGSQVEAVAQLVRPLVGARIEIAVEIHDADCFTVADIAQFETALINLAINARDAMDGEGRLVIAVRKVSGIPSLRAQSARGGDYVAISVTDTGSGIAPEHLDSIFEPFFTTKEVGKGTGLGLSQAFGFAKQSEGDVAVTSTPGKGATFTIYLPQAQSPATDKEAAALTHEAAASGRGYRVLVVEDDDEVGRFSTELLEDLGYVVRRVANANAALAILGENEFAVDLVFSDVIMPGMNGVELAGIIRERYPGLPVVLTSGYSNVLAENAHRGFELIQKPYSVESLSRILRKAITEKLSVAR is encoded by the coding sequence GTGCGCTCCCGCATGACAACGGCCGACGCCTTGAACGATCCCTTGCCAGAAACCATCGCCGCCGAAAGGCTGCGCCAGCACCTTGAAGACGTCGCGCGCGAGCGTGATAACGCCTACCGTGCGCTCCAGGAGCGCGAGGCCGAGCTGGCGCGCATCCAGCGCATCGGCAAGGTCGGCGGCGTCGAGGTCGATTTCCGCGAAGGCTTCAAGAACCGTCGTTCGCCCGAATATTTGATGATCCACGGCCTGCCGCCGGAGGCGGCGGAGGAGTCGCACGAGGATTGGGTCAATCGTATCCATCCCGACGACCGCGACGCCACCGTCAAGCACTTCTTCGAAGCTCTCGCCGGCACGAGCGAAGACTACAGCGCCGAATATCGCATCATCCGCCCCAATGACGGCGAGACCCGCTGGATCCGTGTCGTCGCCGAGATCGAGCGCGACAGGGATGGCCGCGCCATTCGCCTCGTCGGCGCCCATATCGACATCACCGACCGGATGCTCGCGCGCGAGACGCTGCGCGAAAGCGAGGAGCGCTTTCGGCTGATCGCCGACAGCGCGCCGGTGCCGATCTGGGTGACCAAGCTCGATCGCAAGCGTTCCTTCGCCAACCAGGCCTATGTGGATTTCGTCGGCCTGCCCTACGATGAGGCCATCGACTTCGACTGGCGCAAGGTGCTGCACCCGGACGACCTGCCGCACGTGCTCCAGCAATCCGTCCAGGGCGAGGCGTCACTCAAGCCCTTCGTGCTCGAAGCGCGCTACAAGAACGCCAGCGGCGAATGGCGCTGGCTGCGCTCGGAATCCCAGCCCCGCTGGGATCCGACCGGCAAGCACATCGGATTCATCGGCGTTGCCCACGACATCACCGTGGCCAAGCAGGCCGAGATCGAGCTCAGGCGGCTCAATGAGACGCTGGAGGAGCGCATTGCGGAGCGCACGGCCGAGCTCGAGTCCAACGAGGCCCGGCTGCGCGCGATCCTCGAGACCAGCAACCAATATCAGGGCCTCGTCAATCTCAAGGGCGAGCTGCTCTACGCCAACAAGACGGCGCTGGACGGCATCAAGGCAGGCTCCTCGGATGTGATCGGAAAGCCGTTGTGGGAGACGCCCTGGTTCAGCGCCACCGAGGGCATGGGCGCGCTGGTGCGCGAGGCCTTCGGCACCGTGCTCAAGGGCGAGGCTGTGCGCCTGGAGATGCGCCTGCGCCTTCCCATCGGCGATCGCGATTTCGACTTCAGCATGCGTCCCGTACTCGACCGCCACGGTAACATCACCGGCGCCGTGCCCGAGGCCGTCGACATCACCGAGCGACGCCGCGGCGAGGAAGCGCTGCGGCAGTCGCAGAAGATGGAAGCGATCGGCCAGCTCACCGGCGGCGTCGCACACGACTTCAACAATCTCCTCACCATCATCCGATCCGCCACCGATTTCCTGCGCCGCCGCGAGCTACCCGAGGAGCGCCGCCGCCGCTATGTCGACGCCATCTCCGAGACGGTCGAGCGCGCCTCCAAGCTGACCGCCCAGCTTCTGGCGTTCGCGCGCCGCCAGCCGCTGAAACCCCAGATCTTCAACGTCGGCAGCCAGGTCGAGGCCGTCGCGCAACTGGTACGGCCGCTGGTCGGTGCACGTATCGAGATCGCGGTGGAAATTCACGACGCCGACTGCTTCACCGTCGCCGACATCGCCCAGTTCGAGACCGCGCTGATCAACCTCGCCATCAACGCCCGGGACGCCATGGACGGCGAAGGCCGCCTCGTCATTGCCGTGCGCAAGGTCTCTGGCATCCCGAGCCTGCGCGCGCAGTCGGCGCGCGGCGGCGACTACGTCGCCATCTCCGTCACCGACACCGGCAGCGGGATCGCGCCGGAACATCTCGACTCGATCTTCGAACCGTTCTTCACCACCAAGGAGGTCGGCAAGGGCACGGGCCTCGGCCTCAGCCAGGCTTTTGGTTTCGCAAAGCAGTCCGAGGGTGACGTCGCGGTGACGAGCACCCCGGGCAAGGGTGCGACCTTCACCATCTATCTGCCGCAGGCGCAAAGCCCGGCGACGGACAAGGAAGCCGCGGCACTGACCCACGAGGCGGCAGCCAGCGGGCGCGGCTATCGCGTGCTCGTGGTCGAGGACGACGACGAAGTCGGCCGCTTCTCCACCGAGCTGCTGGAAGATCTCGGCTATGTCGTTCGCCGCGTCGCCAACGCCAACGCTGCGCTGGCGATCCTCGGCGAAAACGAATTTGCCGTCGACCTCGTGTTTTCCGACGTCATCATGCCCGGCATGAACGGCGTCGAGCTTGCCGGCATCATCCGCGAGCGCTATCCGGGCCTGCCCGTGGTGCTCACCTCCGGCTACAGCAACGTGCTCGCCGAAAACGCCCATCGCGGCTTCGAACTGATCCAGAAGCCGTATTCGGTGGAATCGCTGTCGCGAATCCTGCGCAAGGCGATCACGGAGAAGCTATCGGTGGCGAGGTGA
- a CDS encoding MFS transporter, which yields MSSENPDQARQAGRALDAANFFLADVRDGLGPYLAVYLLTEQHWDEARIGLVMSIATIAGIVAQTPAGALVDATRAKRLVMAIAAIMVTLASLSLPLFPSFLPVAISQGIAQAAAVVFPPAIAAVSLGIFGHAAFTRRIGRNETFNHAGNAVAAALAGVSAYWFGPTVVFYLLGAMASASLLSILTIPTRAIDHDLARGLHDADTAAQRDTPSGLAVLLTCRPLLVFAACVLLFHLSNAAMLPLVGQKLALQDKNMGTSLMSACIVAAQLVMVPFALLVGARADRWGHKRFFLAALLILPIRGALYTLSDNPFWLVGVQLLDGVGAGIFGAIFPVIVADLMRNTGRFNVAQGAVITAQSIGAALSTTLAGFVVVGAGYSAAFITLGIVAAIGAIICFLALPETRHGTSRRGETAAPASAIAAE from the coding sequence ATGTCCAGCGAAAACCCCGATCAGGCAAGGCAGGCCGGCCGCGCGCTGGATGCGGCCAATTTCTTCCTCGCCGATGTCCGCGACGGCCTCGGCCCCTATCTCGCCGTCTATCTTCTCACCGAGCAGCACTGGGACGAGGCGCGCATCGGCCTCGTGATGTCGATCGCGACCATCGCCGGCATCGTGGCACAGACGCCGGCCGGCGCGCTGGTTGACGCGACGCGGGCAAAGCGACTGGTAATGGCCATCGCCGCAATCATGGTGACGCTGGCCTCGCTGTCGCTGCCATTGTTTCCGAGCTTCCTGCCGGTCGCGATCTCGCAAGGCATCGCCCAGGCTGCTGCCGTGGTCTTTCCACCCGCGATCGCCGCCGTCTCCCTCGGCATCTTCGGCCATGCCGCCTTCACCCGACGGATCGGCCGCAACGAGACCTTCAACCACGCCGGCAATGCCGTCGCGGCCGCACTGGCGGGCGTCTCTGCCTATTGGTTCGGCCCGACCGTCGTGTTCTATCTTCTCGGCGCAATGGCGAGCGCGAGCCTCCTCAGCATCCTCACGATCCCCACTCGCGCCATCGATCACGACCTCGCCCGCGGGCTGCACGATGCGGACACGGCTGCGCAGCGGGACACGCCGTCGGGCCTCGCCGTGCTCCTGACCTGCCGTCCCCTGCTCGTCTTTGCGGCCTGTGTCCTGCTCTTCCACCTCTCCAACGCGGCGATGCTGCCGCTGGTCGGGCAGAAGCTTGCGCTGCAGGACAAGAACATGGGCACCAGCCTGATGTCGGCCTGCATCGTCGCCGCGCAATTGGTGATGGTGCCGTTTGCCCTGCTGGTCGGAGCCAGGGCCGACCGCTGGGGCCACAAGCGATTCTTCCTCGCAGCGCTGTTGATCCTCCCGATCCGCGGCGCACTGTACACGCTCTCCGACAATCCGTTCTGGCTGGTCGGCGTGCAGTTGCTCGACGGCGTCGGCGCCGGCATCTTTGGTGCGATCTTTCCCGTCATCGTCGCCGATCTCATGCGCAACACCGGCCGTTTCAACGTCGCGCAAGGCGCGGTCATTACCGCCCAGAGCATTGGCGCGGCGCTGTCGACGACGCTGGCCGGTTTCGTCGTGGTCGGCGCGGGCTATAGCGCGGCATTCATCACCCTCGGCATCGTCGCCGCAATCGGTGCCATCATCTGCTTTCTCGCCCTGCCCGAGACACGACATGGCACCTCGCGCCGGGGGGAGACAGCAGCGC